One window of the Paraburkholderia sp. PGU19 genome contains the following:
- the hflK gene encoding FtsH protease activity modulator HflK, whose amino-acid sequence MNDYNERSIWLRLRGMLSLNDPRWGRGEGNGDRQRLNDSKRPPNGKDSEGPPDLDEMWRDFNRRLSRMFGRKGGGGGPRPDNGRGARIGVGIIIGVLIAIYLGSGVFVVQDNQAAVVLRLGQLRGTVGQGVHWRLPYPFESHETVNVGQVRSVEIGRNNVVRLANVKDASMLTHDADIVDVRFAVQYQIRKPTDYLFRSADPDQSVTQAAQAAVREIVGSRSTNDILYQDREAIRAQLTEAIQHSLDEYHTGLAVTGVTIQSVQPPDQVQSAFDDAAKARQDRERAKRDAQAYANELLPRTKAEAERMIDDAKTYSDRVVAQAQGDAERFKEVYAQYSKAPAVIRERMYLETMQQIYSNTTKVFVDSKSGSNVLYLPLDKLVEQTRQRVAESAAASAASAAQAPQPAQNAQGAQGAQAAAQGGNTPTIITPPAAPVSSASQAAAASDAFRSRDSFRSRGREDDLQ is encoded by the coding sequence GTGAACGATTACAACGAGCGGAGTATCTGGCTGCGTCTGCGCGGCATGTTGTCGCTGAACGACCCGCGCTGGGGCCGGGGCGAAGGCAATGGCGATCGCCAGCGTCTGAACGATTCGAAGCGCCCGCCCAACGGCAAGGACAGCGAAGGTCCGCCCGATCTCGACGAAATGTGGCGCGACTTCAACCGGCGTCTATCGCGTATGTTCGGCCGCAAGGGAGGCGGCGGCGGTCCGCGTCCGGACAACGGGCGCGGCGCGCGCATCGGCGTTGGCATCATCATCGGCGTGCTGATTGCGATCTATCTCGGCAGCGGCGTGTTCGTCGTGCAGGACAACCAGGCGGCCGTGGTGCTGCGCCTGGGGCAGTTGCGCGGCACGGTCGGGCAGGGTGTGCATTGGCGTCTGCCGTATCCGTTCGAATCCCATGAAACCGTCAACGTCGGCCAGGTGCGCTCGGTCGAGATCGGCCGCAACAACGTGGTGCGTCTCGCGAACGTGAAGGACGCGTCGATGCTCACGCACGACGCCGATATCGTCGACGTGCGCTTTGCCGTCCAGTACCAGATCCGCAAGCCGACCGACTATCTGTTCCGCAGCGCCGACCCCGATCAAAGCGTCACCCAGGCCGCGCAGGCGGCCGTGCGGGAGATCGTCGGCTCGCGCAGCACGAACGACATCCTCTATCAGGACCGCGAGGCCATCCGCGCGCAACTCACGGAAGCCATCCAGCATTCCCTGGACGAATATCACACGGGGCTCGCCGTCACGGGCGTGACGATCCAGAGCGTGCAGCCGCCCGATCAGGTGCAGTCCGCGTTCGATGACGCCGCAAAGGCGCGTCAGGATCGCGAGCGCGCCAAGCGCGACGCGCAAGCCTACGCGAACGAATTGCTGCCGCGCACGAAGGCGGAAGCCGAGCGCATGATCGACGACGCGAAGACCTACAGCGACCGTGTGGTCGCGCAGGCGCAAGGCGATGCCGAGCGATTCAAGGAAGTCTATGCGCAGTATTCGAAGGCGCCTGCTGTGATCCGCGAACGCATGTACCTGGAAACGATGCAGCAAATCTACTCGAACACGACGAAGGTGTTCGTCGACAGCAAGTCGGGCAGCAACGTGCTGTATCTGCCGCTCGACAAGCTCGTCGAGCAGACGCGTCAGCGCGTGGCCGAATCGGCTGCAGCAAGTGCCGCATCGGCGGCGCAGGCTCCGCAGCCCGCACAAAATGCACAGGGTGCTCAGGGTGCACAAGCGGCGGCGCAGGGCGGCAACACGCCCACGATCATCACGCCGCCCGCCGCGCCCGTCAGCAGCGCAAGCCAGGCGGCCGCCGCAAGCGACGCTTTCCGTTCGCGTGATTCGTTCCGCAGCCGCGGCCGCGAAGACGATCTGCAATAA
- a CDS encoding protease modulator HflC, with protein MNKIVALVVAIVIVLFAASSMVFVVDPRHMAVVSARGDAAPTLAGPGLHVKLPPPLQTVTSVDTRIQSLDAPDEDRYATSDKTDLLVNPVVKFRVSDPVKLVTETRGDVQSLPDRLALLSRGALGDAFSKYTLTDALAKQDAIATQARDGMQKGAASLGVDVVDVQFTRLDFPAAMADSVYKRMIAARQQVANQERADGAAEADRIKADAAQQQQAVLADAYKQAQATKGEGDGKAASIAAEAYGSDPQFYQFYQSMQAYKNSFKPGDVMVVDSSNDFFRFMRGPDGAAAAVQSSSGASTGARKH; from the coding sequence ATGAACAAAATCGTTGCGCTCGTCGTGGCCATCGTGATCGTGCTGTTCGCAGCGTCGTCGATGGTATTCGTCGTTGATCCGCGCCATATGGCCGTCGTCTCCGCGCGCGGCGACGCCGCGCCCACGCTCGCGGGCCCCGGCCTGCACGTGAAGCTGCCGCCGCCGCTACAGACGGTGACATCGGTGGACACGCGCATCCAGTCGCTGGATGCACCTGACGAAGACCGTTACGCCACGTCCGACAAAACGGATCTGCTGGTGAACCCCGTCGTCAAATTCCGCGTGTCCGATCCCGTGAAGCTCGTCACGGAAACCAGGGGCGACGTGCAGAGCCTGCCTGACCGGCTCGCGCTGCTCTCGCGCGGCGCGCTCGGCGACGCGTTCTCGAAATACACGCTGACCGACGCGCTCGCGAAGCAGGACGCGATCGCGACTCAGGCGCGCGATGGCATGCAGAAGGGCGCGGCATCGCTGGGCGTCGACGTCGTCGACGTGCAGTTCACGCGGCTCGATTTCCCGGCTGCGATGGCCGATTCCGTCTACAAGCGCATGATTGCCGCGCGCCAGCAGGTGGCCAATCAGGAGCGCGCGGACGGCGCAGCCGAAGCGGACCGGATCAAGGCGGACGCCGCGCAACAGCAGCAGGCGGTGCTCGCCGACGCCTACAAGCAGGCGCAGGCGACCAAGGGCGAGGGCGACGGCAAGGCTGCGTCGATTGCGGCCGAGGCATATGGCAGCGACCCGCAGTTCTATCAGTTCTACCAAAGCATGCAGGCGTACAAGAACAGCTTCAAACCCGGCGACGTGATGGTCGTCGACTCGAGCAACGATTTCTTCCGCTTCATGCGCGGGCCGGACGGCGCAGCCGCCGCCGTTCAATCGTCTTCCGGCGCGTCGACGGGCGCGCGCAAACACTGA
- a CDS encoding DUF2065 domain-containing protein encodes MDIAGSLLLAIALMLIIEGMFPFVFPSAWRDTFRRIAERPPHHIRIGGLIVMVLGLLLLLIAT; translated from the coding sequence ATGGACATAGCCGGCTCGTTATTGCTCGCGATCGCACTGATGCTGATCATCGAGGGGATGTTCCCGTTCGTGTTTCCGAGCGCCTGGCGCGACACATTTCGTAGAATAGCGGAGCGCCCGCCGCATCACATCCGGATCGGCGGGCTGATCGTCATGGTGCTCGGGCTGCTGTTGCTGTTGATCGCGACCTGA
- a CDS encoding ATP phosphoribosyltransferase regulatory subunit, with amino-acid sequence MSTWLLPENIADVLPSEARKIEELRRRLLDRFRAYGYEMVMPPLLEYLESLLTGGGSDLNLRTFKLVDQLSGRTLGLRADITPQVARIDAHLLNRQGVTRLCYAGNVLHTRPRGLHATREQIQIGAEIYGHAGLEADLEIQQLMLDALHLAGLGRVRLDLCHAAVLGALIDGEPAAASLGEGLYEALAGKDVPLLNELTANLTPVTRDALRALPTLYGDASVLEEARARLPNAPEIARALDDLAFLAQQVDGAEVMIDLADLRGYAYHSGVMFSAYVDGVPNAVARGGRYDKVGQAYGRARAATGFSLDLREVARISPIEARSSAILAPWQHDEALRTSVAALRDAGEVVIQALPGHDHALDEFACDRVLVERNGQWVVESKS; translated from the coding sequence ATGTCGACCTGGTTACTTCCCGAGAATATTGCCGACGTGCTGCCGTCCGAGGCACGCAAGATCGAAGAACTGCGCCGCCGGCTGCTCGACCGTTTTCGCGCGTACGGCTACGAGATGGTCATGCCGCCGCTGCTCGAATACCTGGAGTCGCTGCTGACGGGCGGCGGCAGCGACCTCAATCTGCGCACCTTCAAGCTCGTCGATCAGCTGTCGGGCCGCACACTCGGCCTGCGCGCCGACATCACGCCGCAGGTCGCGCGCATCGACGCGCATCTGCTGAACCGCCAAGGTGTGACGCGCCTTTGCTACGCAGGGAATGTGCTGCATACACGCCCGCGCGGTCTGCACGCGACGCGCGAGCAGATCCAGATTGGCGCTGAAATCTACGGCCATGCGGGTCTCGAAGCGGATCTGGAGATTCAGCAACTGATGCTCGACGCGCTGCATCTCGCCGGACTCGGCCGCGTGCGTCTGGATCTGTGTCACGCCGCCGTGCTCGGTGCGCTGATCGATGGTGAGCCGGCTGCCGCGTCGCTCGGCGAGGGCCTCTATGAAGCGCTCGCGGGTAAGGATGTGCCGCTGCTGAACGAACTGACGGCGAATCTGACGCCCGTCACGCGCGACGCGCTGCGCGCGCTGCCCACGCTGTACGGCGACGCGTCTGTGCTCGAAGAAGCGCGCGCGCGTCTGCCGAATGCGCCCGAAATCGCGCGTGCGCTCGACGACCTCGCGTTCCTCGCGCAACAGGTCGACGGCGCGGAAGTGATGATCGATCTGGCCGATCTGCGCGGCTACGCCTATCACAGCGGCGTGATGTTCTCGGCCTACGTCGATGGCGTGCCGAATGCCGTCGCGCGAGGCGGCCGTTATGACAAGGTCGGCCAGGCGTACGGCCGCGCTCGCGCGGCAACCGGCTTTTCGCTGGATTTGCGGGAAGTCGCGCGCATCTCGCCCATCGAGGCGCGCAGCAGCGCAATCCTCGCACCATGGCAGCACGACGAGGCGTTGCGCACGAGCGTCGCCGCGCTGCGCGACGCGGGCGAAGTCGTGATTCAGGCGCTGCCGGGCCACGACCACGCACTGGACGAATTCGCGTGCGACCGCGTGCTGGTCGAGCGCAACGGTCAGTGGGTCGTCGAGTCGAAGTCGTGA
- a CDS encoding adenylosuccinate synthase — MSASAVNVNPGRNVVVVGTQWGDEGKGKIVDWLTDHAQGVVRFQGGHNAGHTLIIGGKKTILRLIPSGIMRPGVACYIGNGVVLSPEALFKEIEELESAGVDVQKRLFISEATTLILPYHVAIDQAREARSGAGKIGTTGRGIGPAYEDKVARRGMRVQDLFDPKTFAERLRANLDFHNFVLTQYLGAPAVDYQQTLDMMLSYADRLKPMVTDVSRRLYDENAGGNNLLFEGAQGTLLDIDHGTYPFVTSSNCVAGAASAGAGVGPQKLNYILGITKAYCTRVGSGPFPSELYDADNANRQEEVGLTLAKVGKEFGSVTGRPRRTGWLDAAALRRSIQINGVSGLCITKLDVLDGLDEVKLCVGYTIDGKDADILPRGALEVSRCEPVYETFGGWQESTVGIKEWSQLPANAQAYLSRVQEVAGVPIDMVSTGPDRDETILLRHPFKV, encoded by the coding sequence ATGTCTGCCAGCGCAGTGAATGTGAACCCTGGGCGCAATGTCGTCGTCGTGGGTACCCAGTGGGGTGATGAAGGCAAGGGCAAGATCGTTGACTGGCTGACGGACCACGCGCAAGGCGTCGTTCGTTTCCAGGGCGGTCACAACGCCGGTCATACGCTCATCATCGGCGGCAAGAAAACCATCTTGCGTCTGATTCCGTCGGGCATCATGCGCCCGGGCGTCGCCTGCTACATCGGCAATGGCGTCGTGTTGTCGCCTGAAGCGCTGTTCAAGGAAATCGAAGAGCTGGAATCGGCAGGCGTCGACGTGCAGAAGCGTCTCTTCATCTCCGAAGCCACCACGCTGATCCTCCCGTACCACGTCGCCATCGACCAGGCCCGCGAAGCACGCAGCGGCGCCGGCAAGATCGGCACGACGGGGCGCGGCATCGGCCCGGCCTACGAAGACAAGGTGGCGCGCCGTGGCATGCGCGTGCAGGACCTGTTCGACCCGAAGACCTTCGCTGAACGCCTGCGCGCGAACCTCGATTTCCACAACTTCGTGCTGACGCAATATCTCGGCGCGCCCGCTGTCGACTATCAGCAGACGCTCGACATGATGCTGAGCTACGCTGACCGTCTGAAGCCGATGGTCACGGACGTCTCGCGCCGTCTGTACGACGAAAACGCGGGCGGCAACAACCTGCTGTTCGAAGGCGCGCAAGGCACGCTGCTCGATATCGACCACGGCACGTATCCGTTCGTGACGTCGAGCAACTGCGTCGCGGGTGCGGCGAGCGCGGGCGCGGGTGTCGGCCCGCAGAAGCTGAACTACATTCTTGGCATCACGAAGGCGTACTGCACGCGCGTCGGCTCGGGCCCGTTCCCGAGCGAACTGTACGACGCCGACAACGCCAACCGCCAGGAAGAAGTCGGCCTGACGCTCGCGAAGGTCGGCAAGGAATTCGGCTCGGTCACGGGTCGCCCGCGCCGCACCGGCTGGCTCGACGCCGCTGCGCTGCGCCGCTCGATCCAGATCAACGGCGTGTCGGGCCTGTGCATCACGAAGCTCGACGTGCTCGACGGCCTTGATGAAGTGAAGCTGTGCGTCGGCTACACGATCGACGGCAAGGACGCTGACATCCTGCCGCGCGGTGCATTGGAAGTCTCGCGTTGCGAGCCGGTGTATGAGACGTTCGGCGGCTGGCAGGAAAGCACGGTCGGTATCAAGGAATGGAGCCAGCTGCCCGCGAACGCTCAGGCGTATCTGTCGCGCGTGCAGGAAGTGGCGGGCGTGCCGATCGACATGGTGTCGACGGGTCCGGACCGCGACGAAACCATTCTTCTGCGTCACCCGTTCAAGGTTTGA
- a CDS encoding phosphoribosyltransferase: MIQGVPMIEMKDPRNDERNLWVGWDEYHRLIELLALAVHESGWKFDKILCLARGGLRVGDQLSRIYDLPLAILATSSYREAAGTEQGDLDIAQYITMTRGELSGNVLLVDDLVDSGVTLARVQQHLKERYPAITSVRSAVLWWKACSKVKPDYHVHYLATNPWIHQPFEEWDTVRPHNLSAWIKRGQERSTDAS, encoded by the coding sequence ATGATCCAGGGTGTACCCATGATTGAAATGAAGGACCCGCGCAACGACGAGCGCAACCTGTGGGTCGGCTGGGACGAATATCACCGGCTGATCGAGTTGCTTGCGCTCGCCGTCCACGAATCGGGCTGGAAGTTCGACAAGATCCTGTGCCTCGCGCGCGGCGGTTTGCGGGTCGGCGATCAGCTCTCGCGCATCTACGATCTGCCGCTCGCGATCCTCGCGACGAGTTCGTATCGCGAAGCCGCGGGCACGGAGCAGGGCGACCTCGACATCGCGCAATACATCACGATGACGCGCGGCGAACTGTCGGGCAACGTGCTGCTGGTCGACGATCTCGTCGATTCGGGCGTGACGCTCGCGCGCGTGCAACAGCATCTGAAGGAGCGTTATCCCGCGATCACGTCGGTCCGTTCGGCGGTGCTGTGGTGGAAAGCGTGCTCGAAGGTGAAGCCGGACTATCACGTTCACTATCTCGCGACGAACCCGTGGATCCATCAGCCGTTCGAGGAGTGGGACACAGTGCGTCCGCACAACCTGAGCGCGTGGATCAAGCGTGGCCAGGAGCGTTCGACAGACGCCAGCTAG
- a CDS encoding potassium transporter Kup, which yields MTDNSHVPKQPLPSLAVAAIGVVFGDIGTSPLYSLKEAFSPSHGIPLTESSILGVISLLFWAIIVVVSIKYVMFVMRADNNGEGGVLALMALSLRSFDTKSRAAGLLMMLGIFGACMFYGDAVITPAISVMSAVEGLEIAAPKLSHLVLPLTMVILVLLFWIQRHGTALVGRLFGPIMVLWFVTIAVLGLSHIVQSPEVIKALNPYYAFSFMAAHVLQAYVVLGSVVLVLTGAEALYADMGHFGAAPIRCAWYSLVMPSLVLNYFGQGALLMHDPKAIENPFFLLAPDWALLPLVVLSTVATVIASQAVISGAYSLTSQAIQLGYVPRMKILHTSELAIGQIYVPVVNWMLLFIILCIVIAFKSSDNLAAAYGIAVTATMVITTILASVVMVKVWNWNKGVVALIIGALLVVDLGFFGANLLKVAEGGWLPLGIGALLFFLLMTWFKGRMIVKERTAADGIPLMPFVQGLLAHPPHRVSGTAIYLTGSATLVPVSLLHNLKHNKVLHERTIFLTFITRDIPYVEDKDRLTVKDVSGGLFLVKAAYGFNETPDVKAVLEQISVSHDMSFELMDTSFFLARETVVPTQLPGMSVWRERVFAWMHQNAAKPTDFFSIPANRVVELGTKIEI from the coding sequence ATGACAGACAACTCTCACGTCCCCAAGCAGCCGTTGCCCTCGCTTGCAGTCGCTGCGATCGGCGTGGTTTTCGGGGATATCGGCACAAGCCCCCTGTATTCGCTGAAAGAAGCCTTCAGCCCCTCCCACGGCATTCCCCTCACAGAAAGTTCTATTCTCGGTGTCATCTCGCTGCTGTTCTGGGCGATCATCGTGGTCGTCAGCATCAAGTACGTGATGTTCGTGATGCGCGCCGACAACAACGGCGAGGGCGGCGTGCTTGCGTTGATGGCGCTGTCGCTGCGCTCGTTCGACACGAAGAGCAGGGCGGCCGGCCTTCTGATGATGCTCGGCATTTTCGGCGCCTGCATGTTCTACGGCGATGCCGTGATCACGCCTGCCATTTCGGTGATGTCCGCTGTCGAAGGTCTGGAGATCGCTGCACCCAAGCTCTCGCATCTGGTGCTGCCGCTCACGATGGTGATCCTCGTGCTGCTGTTCTGGATCCAGCGCCACGGCACGGCACTCGTCGGTCGGCTGTTCGGCCCGATCATGGTGCTGTGGTTCGTGACGATCGCGGTGCTGGGGCTCTCGCATATCGTACAGTCGCCGGAAGTCATCAAGGCGTTGAACCCGTATTACGCATTCTCGTTCATGGCGGCGCACGTGCTGCAGGCGTACGTGGTGCTGGGCTCGGTCGTGCTGGTGCTGACGGGCGCGGAAGCGCTGTATGCCGATATGGGCCACTTTGGCGCGGCGCCCATTCGCTGCGCGTGGTATTCGCTCGTGATGCCGTCGCTGGTGCTGAACTACTTCGGCCAGGGTGCGTTGCTGATGCACGACCCGAAGGCGATCGAAAACCCGTTCTTTCTGCTTGCGCCTGACTGGGCGTTGCTGCCGCTCGTCGTGCTGTCGACGGTCGCGACGGTGATTGCATCGCAGGCGGTGATTTCGGGCGCGTATTCGCTGACGAGCCAGGCGATCCAGCTTGGCTACGTGCCTCGCATGAAGATTCTGCACACGTCGGAACTGGCGATCGGGCAGATCTATGTGCCTGTCGTCAACTGGATGCTGCTGTTCATCATTCTGTGCATCGTCATCGCGTTCAAGAGTTCGGACAATCTGGCCGCGGCCTATGGCATTGCCGTGACGGCGACGATGGTGATTACGACGATCCTCGCGAGCGTCGTGATGGTGAAGGTGTGGAACTGGAACAAGGGTGTCGTGGCGCTGATCATCGGCGCGTTGCTGGTGGTCGATCTTGGCTTCTTTGGCGCGAATCTGCTGAAAGTGGCGGAGGGCGGGTGGTTGCCGCTCGGCATCGGCGCGTTGCTGTTCTTCCTGCTGATGACCTGGTTCAAGGGGCGCATGATCGTGAAGGAGCGCACGGCGGCCGACGGTATTCCGTTGATGCCCTTCGTGCAGGGATTGCTTGCGCATCCGCCGCATCGCGTGTCGGGAACGGCCATCTATCTGACGGGGAGCGCGACGCTCGTTCCTGTGAGCCTTTTGCATAATCTCAAGCACAACAAGGTGCTGCACGAGCGGACCATCTTTCTGACTTTCATCACGCGGGATATTCCGTATGTCGAGGATAAGGACCGGTTGACTGTCAAGGATGTCAGCGGTGGGCTATTCCTTGTGAAGGCTGCGTATGGCTTCAACGAGACGCCCGATGTGAAGGCCGTGCTCGAGCAGATCAGCGTGTCGCATGATATGTCGTTTGAGTTGATGGACACGTCGTTCTTTCTCGCGAGGGAGACTGTCGTGCCGACACAGTTGCCGGGTATGTCTGTTTGGCGTGAGCGTGTGTTTGCGTGGATGCATCAGAATGCTGCGAAGCCAACTGACTTTTTTAGTATTCCCGCGAATCGCGTTGTTGAGCTTGGGACAAAAATAGAGATTTGA
- a CDS encoding Tex family protein, whose amino-acid sequence MTDTVAIKIVQRIATELTVQPRQVAAAVQLLDEGATVPFIARYRKEVTGNLDDTQLRTLEERLLYLRELEDRRAAIIASIDEQGKLTDELRTAIEAADSKQVLEDLYLPYKPKRRTRAQIAREAGLQPLADALLANPLLDPQTEAAQYVDAEKGVADVKAALDGARDILSEQFGETAEVLGKLRDYLFNQGVVSSAVVEGKEGEEGEKFRDYYDYSETIRTVPSHRALALFRGRNAGVLMIKLGLGEELDAQVPHPGEAMIARHFGIANQGRPADKWLSDVCRWCWRVKVQPHIENELLTNLREEAENEAIRVFARNLKDLLLAAPAGPKAVIGLDPGLRTGVKVAVVDRTGKVLATDTIYPHEPRRDWDGSIAKLARIAAQTQAELVSIGNGTASRETDKLASELMSRHPELKLQKIVVSEAGASVYSASELAAKEFPDMDVSLRGAVSIARRLQDPLAELVKIEPKAIGVGQYQHDVNQRDLARSLDAVVEDCVNAVGVDANTASVALLARVSGLNATLARNIVDYRDANGPFPTRDHLRKVPRLGDKTFEQAAGFLRINGGENPLDRSSVHPEAYPVVERMLAKISRNIGDVLGNRDALSKLSPAEFVDDRFGLPTVRDILSELEKPGRDPRPEFKTATFREGVEKISDLSPGMVLEGVVTNVAAFGAFIDIGVHQDGLVHVSAMSTKFIKDPHEVVKAGQIVKVKVLEVDVKRQRISLTMRMDDDVAAGAPQERSGGRSGSGSASGAGAGRSQQRARGPEPVNAMAAAFAKLKR is encoded by the coding sequence ATGACGGACACCGTAGCAATCAAGATCGTACAGCGCATCGCCACCGAACTGACCGTCCAGCCGCGCCAGGTCGCGGCTGCGGTGCAACTACTCGATGAAGGAGCGACTGTTCCGTTTATCGCCCGGTACCGGAAGGAAGTCACCGGCAATCTCGACGACACGCAACTGCGCACGCTCGAAGAACGCCTGCTCTATCTGCGCGAGCTGGAAGACCGGCGCGCCGCGATCATCGCGAGCATCGACGAGCAAGGCAAACTCACCGACGAACTGCGCACCGCGATCGAAGCCGCCGACAGCAAGCAGGTCCTCGAAGACCTCTATCTGCCGTACAAGCCGAAGCGCCGCACGCGCGCGCAGATCGCCCGCGAAGCCGGCCTGCAGCCGCTCGCTGACGCGCTCCTCGCGAACCCGCTGCTCGATCCGCAGACGGAAGCCGCGCAATACGTCGATGCCGAGAAAGGCGTCGCGGACGTCAAGGCCGCGCTCGACGGCGCGCGCGACATTCTCTCCGAGCAGTTTGGCGAAACGGCCGAAGTGCTCGGCAAGCTGCGCGACTATCTGTTCAACCAGGGCGTCGTGAGCTCGGCCGTGGTCGAAGGCAAGGAAGGCGAAGAAGGCGAGAAATTCCGCGACTACTACGACTACTCGGAGACGATCCGCACCGTGCCGTCGCACCGCGCGCTCGCCTTGTTCCGCGGCCGCAATGCAGGCGTGCTGATGATCAAGCTGGGACTCGGCGAAGAACTCGACGCACAGGTGCCGCATCCGGGTGAAGCGATGATCGCGCGCCACTTCGGCATCGCGAATCAGGGCCGGCCGGCGGACAAGTGGCTGTCGGACGTGTGCCGCTGGTGCTGGCGCGTGAAGGTGCAGCCGCACATCGAAAACGAACTGCTGACGAATCTGCGCGAAGAAGCAGAAAACGAAGCGATCCGTGTGTTCGCGCGCAATCTGAAGGATCTGCTGTTGGCCGCGCCGGCGGGCCCGAAGGCCGTGATCGGCCTCGATCCGGGTCTGCGCACGGGCGTGAAGGTGGCCGTCGTCGACCGTACGGGCAAGGTGCTCGCCACGGATACGATTTATCCGCACGAGCCGCGCCGCGACTGGGACGGCTCGATCGCGAAGCTCGCGCGCATCGCTGCGCAGACGCAGGCGGAACTGGTCAGTATCGGTAACGGCACGGCGTCGCGCGAAACGGACAAGCTCGCCAGCGAACTGATGTCGCGTCATCCGGAACTGAAGTTGCAGAAGATCGTCGTGTCGGAAGCGGGCGCTTCTGTTTATTCGGCATCGGAACTCGCGGCGAAGGAATTCCCGGATATGGACGTGTCGCTGCGCGGCGCGGTGTCGATCGCGCGCCGCCTGCAGGACCCGCTCGCTGAACTCGTGAAGATCGAGCCGAAGGCGATTGGCGTCGGGCAGTATCAGCATGACGTGAATCAGCGCGATCTCGCGCGTTCGCTCGATGCCGTCGTCGAAGACTGCGTGAATGCTGTCGGCGTGGATGCGAATACGGCTTCCGTTGCGTTGCTGGCGCGCGTGTCCGGCCTGAACGCGACGCTTGCGCGCAATATCGTTGATTATCGCGATGCGAACGGTCCGTTCCCGACGCGTGACCATCTGCGCAAGGTGCCGCGTCTCGGCGACAAGACGTTCGAGCAGGCTGCAGGCTTCTTGCGCATCAATGGCGGCGAGAATCCGCTTGACCGCTCGTCGGTGCACCCGGAGGCGTATCCCGTCGTTGAACGGATGCTTGCGAAGATCAGCAGGAACATCGGTGACGTGCTCGGTAATCGCGATGCGCTGTCGAAGCTGTCACCTGCCGAGTTCGTCGACGATCGTTTCGGTCTGCCGACGGTGCGGGATATTCTCTCTGAACTCGAGAAGCCTGGGCGCGATCCGCGTCCTGAGTTCAAGACGGCGACTTTCCGCGAAGGTGTCGAGAAGATTTCCGACCTGTCGCCTGGGATGGTGCTCGAAGGTGTCGTGACGAACGTGGCTGCGTTTGGGGCGTTTATCGATATCGGCGTGCATCAGGATGGGCTCGTGCATGTGTCAGCGATGTCGACGAAGTTCATCAAGGACCCGCATGAGGTCGTCAAGGCTGGGCAGATCGTCAAGGTGAAAGTGCTCGAGGTCGACGTCAAGCGGCAACGGATTTCGTTGACCATGCGGATGGATGATGATGTGGCTGCGGGTGCGCCGCAGGAGCGCTCGGGTGGGCGTTCGGGGTCCGGGTCGGCCTCGGGTGCAGGGGCGGGGCGTTCGCAGCAACGCGCGCGTGGGCCGGAGCCGGTTAATGCGATGGCGGCGGCTTTTGCTAAATTGAAACGGTAA
- a CDS encoding colicin transporter, whose amino-acid sequence MFRCPSTTLPTSRLTSGNPPGSSRRSPLASPVFRPEAVSIALWFAGSVRRFALAASLAFVASAALAPALADAQENAVAASSAASTSDTASGVPAANDFDARQKTLDTRTAENNYRYGVAQHNCYSKFFVNHCLNSAREDMRVVAADIRKEQLALDDEKRVEHARQRDEQAAIKRAQYEADAPARAAQDERNAQAYEDKQRQHQLSQAQRSAEAPQRAANEQAFQQKQQQHAIDQAQRGISPSQAAANQKAYDAKQADFQRKLDEAHQQAAQKAQERTEKQQRFQQKQSEAAQHKADVEERQKEAAEKAKQKQEDQAKQQQQLEQQQKQQQQQQ is encoded by the coding sequence ATGTTCCGCTGCCCATCTACGACGTTGCCGACCTCACGCCTCACGTCCGGAAATCCGCCCGGATCTTCACGCCGATCTCCGCTCGCATCGCCCGTCTTCAGGCCAGAGGCCGTGTCCATTGCCCTTTGGTTTGCCGGGTCCGTCCGCCGGTTCGCGCTCGCCGCGTCGCTGGCGTTCGTCGCGAGCGCAGCGCTTGCGCCCGCGCTCGCCGATGCGCAGGAGAATGCCGTGGCGGCATCGTCGGCCGCTTCGACTTCGGATACGGCTTCGGGCGTGCCAGCCGCGAATGATTTCGACGCGCGTCAAAAGACGCTCGATACCCGCACGGCTGAGAACAACTACCGTTATGGCGTCGCCCAGCACAACTGTTATAGCAAGTTTTTCGTCAACCACTGCCTGAACTCGGCGCGTGAAGACATGCGCGTCGTCGCCGCCGACATTCGCAAGGAGCAGCTCGCGCTAGACGACGAAAAGCGCGTCGAGCACGCGCGTCAGCGCGACGAGCAGGCAGCCATCAAGCGCGCGCAGTACGAAGCAGACGCGCCCGCGCGCGCTGCACAGGACGAGCGCAATGCACAGGCGTACGAAGACAAGCAGCGTCAGCATCAGTTGAGTCAGGCGCAACGCAGCGCAGAAGCGCCGCAGCGCGCCGCGAACGAGCAGGCTTTCCAGCAGAAGCAGCAACAGCACGCCATCGATCAGGCGCAGCGCGGCATTTCGCCTTCGCAAGCGGCCGCGAACCAGAAGGCCTACGATGCGAAGCAGGCCGACTTCCAGCGCAAGCTCGACGAGGCGCACCAGCAGGCCGCTCAGAAGGCTCAGGAGCGCACCGAGAAGCAGCAGCGCTTCCAGCAGAAGCAGTCGGAAGCGGCGCAGCACAAGGCCGATGTCGAGGAGCGCCAGAAGGAAGCGGCCGAGAAGGCCAAACAGAAGCAGGAAGATCAGGCGAAACAGCAACAGCAGCTCGAGCAGCAACAGAAGCAGCAGCAACAGCAGCAGTGA